One segment of Streptomyces sp. TG1A-8 DNA contains the following:
- a CDS encoding RNA polymerase sigma factor encodes MTERLAVPPLRADLPDSLLAVRAAEGDEDSFAVLVQRHSRPLLALARSVLGNTQDAEDAVQDAFVSAWRRLPEYQHGAEFRTWMYRITVNRCLTLRRRRPPALSLEAVAEPVTDDAWSQPARCAERDAATAALCRALAELDTGQRVCWILRELQGLPYREIAHVTRTSEQTVRGRLFRARRSLQEAMGPWR; translated from the coding sequence ATGACCGAACGCCTCGCCGTCCCGCCCCTGCGGGCCGACCTGCCGGACAGCCTGCTGGCCGTACGGGCGGCCGAGGGGGACGAGGACTCCTTCGCCGTACTCGTCCAGCGGCACAGCCGGCCCCTGCTGGCCCTGGCCCGTTCCGTGCTCGGCAACACCCAGGACGCCGAGGACGCCGTCCAGGACGCCTTCGTCAGCGCCTGGCGGCGGCTGCCGGAGTACCAGCACGGCGCGGAGTTCCGTACCTGGATGTACCGCATCACCGTCAACCGCTGCCTGACCCTGCGCAGGCGGCGGCCGCCGGCCCTCTCCCTGGAGGCCGTCGCCGAACCGGTGACGGACGACGCGTGGAGCCAGCCCGCCCGGTGCGCCGAGCGGGACGCGGCCACGGCCGCCCTGTGCCGCGCGCTCGCCGAACTGGACACCGGGCAGCGGGTCTGCTGGATCCTGCGCGAGCTCCAGGGCCTGCCCTACCGGGAGATCGCCCACGTGACGCGGACCAGCGAGCAGACGGTGCGCGGCAGGCTGTTCCGGGCACGCCGATCCCTCCAGGAGGCGATGGGCCCATGGCGCTAG